Proteins encoded within one genomic window of Misgurnus anguillicaudatus chromosome 18, ASM2758022v2, whole genome shotgun sequence:
- the LOC129429951 gene encoding trace amine-associated receptor 3-like encodes MSFNETENILLCYPLHPDSCPRAHRVTGVKVAIYAIMLLIILMTVFGNLLIIISISHFKQLQSPTHLIVQSLAVCDCLLGLLVMPYSMVRSVEGCWFLGDVFCKVHSSLDMTLCISSLIHLSLISIDRYWAICDPLRYKMRVTNNTVTVFITFTWIFSFVYSFSVVFLGVFAVGLETFILQVSCFGGCAVYFNKEWGLTCVILVFIIPGSIMSSLYIIIFNVVKKHAKVLSEKVSVTSTGVNSQSSAHRERKAAKTLALVMGVYFICWLPFSIAVTVDPFLNFVTPVDVFEALVWFAYFNSTCNPLIYGFFYPRFQKAFKTLIFTYICGFNHSDTLTFE; translated from the coding sequence ATGTCTTTCAATGAGACTGAGAATATTCTCCTGTGTTATCCTTTACATCCAGACTCTTGTCCTAGAGCTCATCGTGTCACTGGAGTTAAAGTGGCAATATATGCTATAATGTTACTCATAATCCTCATGACAGTTTTTGGGAATCTGTTGATCATCATCTCAATCTCTCACTTCAAACAGCTTCAGTCTCCAACTCATCTGATCGTTCAGTCATTGGCTGTATGTGACTGTCTGCTGGGTTTACTGGTGATGCCCTACAGTATGGTGCGATCTGTCGAGGGCTGCTGGTTTTTGGGAgatgttttttgtaaagttCATTCTAGTTTGGACATGACCCTCTGTATCTCTTCTTTAATACATCTTAGTTTAATATCTATTGATAGATACTGGGCCATCTGTGACCCTCTGAGGTACAAAATGAGGGTCACAAACAACACTGTGACTGTGTTTATCACCTTTACATGGATCTTTTCATTTGTGTACAGTTTTTCTGTTGTGTTTTTAGGGGTATTTGCTGTTGGTCTGGAAACTTTTATATTACAGGTGTCTTGTTTTGGTGGCTGTGCTGTTTATTTTAACAAAGAATGGGGATTAACTTGTGTAATCTTGGTATTTATTATTCCAGGAAGTATTATGAGCTCTCTGTATATCATCATATTCAATGTTGTGAAAAAACATGCAAAGGTTTTGTCAGAGAAAGTGTCTGTGACCAGCACAGGTGTTAACAGTCAAAGCTCTgcacacagagaaagaaaagcaGCTAAAACTCTGGCTCTTGTTATGGGCGTTTACTTTATCTGCTGGCTGCCTTTTTCTATTGCTGTTACTGTCGATCCTTTCCTTAATTTTGTGACCCCAGTTGATGTTTTTGAGGCTTTAGTTTGGTTTGCATATTTTAACTCAACTTGTAATCCTTTGATCTATGGATTTTTCTATCCTCGCTTTCAGAAGGCCTTTAAGACTCTCATATTCACTTATATCTGTGGATTCAATCATTCTGATACTTTGACATTTGAATGA
- the LOC129429967 gene encoding trace amine-associated receptor 4-like — translation MILFKLWVIIIYLLTITKEVLSDFRPDAISFNETENILLCYPLHPDSCPRAHRLTGVKVAMYTVMLLMILMTVLGNLLIIISISHFKQLQSPTHLIVQSLAVCDCLQGSLVMPYSMVRSVEGCWFLGDVVCKVHSSLDTTFSISSLIHLSLISIDRYWAICDPLRYKMRITNNTVTVLITLTWIFSFVYSFSVVFSGVNAVGLEAFILQMSCFGGCVLFFNKEWGLTCVILVFIIPGTIMSSLYMIIFNVVKKHAKVLSVKVSVTSTGVNSQSSAHRERKAAKTLALVMGVFFICWLPYSIATAVDPFLNFVTPADVFEALGWFAYFNSACNPLIYGFFYPCFQKAFKTLIFTYFCGCNRSHTLTFE, via the coding sequence ATGATTCTGTTTAAACTTTGGGTAATAATTATCTACCTGTTAACAATAACAAAGGAAGTCCTGTCAGATTTTCGGCCAGACGCAATCTCTTTCAATGAGACTGAGAATATTCTCCTGTGTTATCCTTTACATCCAGACTCTTGTCCTAGAGCTCATCGTCTCACTGGAGTTAAAGTGGCAATGTACACTGTAATGTTACTCATGATCCTCATGACAGTTTTGGGGAATCTGTTGATCATCATCTCCATCTCTCACTTCAAACAGCTTCAGTCTCCAACTCATCTGATCGTTCAGTCATTGGCTGTGTGTGACTGTCTGCAGGGTTCACTGGTGATGCCCTACAGTATGGTGCGATCAGTCGAGGGCTGCTGGTTTTTGGGAGATGTTGTTTGTAAAGTTCATTCTAGCTTGGACACAACCTTCAGTATCTCTTCTTTAATACATCTTAGTTTAATATCTATTGATAGATACTGGGCCATCTGTGACCCTCTGAGGTACAAAATGAGGATCACAAACAACACTGTGACTGTATTAATAACCCTTACATGGATCTTTTCATTTGTGTACAGCTTTTCTGTTGTATTTTCAGGGGTGAATGCTGTTGGTCTGGAAGCTTTTATTTTACAGATGTCTTGTTTTGGTGGCTGTGTTCTGTTTTTTAACAAAGAATGGGGACTAACTTGTGTCATTTTAGTATTTATTATTCCAGGAACTATAATGAGCTCTCTGTATATGATCATATTCAATGTTGTGAAAAAACACGCAAAGGTTTTGTCAGTGAAAGTGTCTGTGACCAGCACAGGTGTTAACAGTCAAAGCTCTgcacacagagaaagaaaagcaGCTAAAACTCTGGCTCTTGTTATGGGTGTTTTCTTTATCTGCTGGCTTCCTTATTCTATTGCCACTGCTGTTGATCCTTTCCTTAATTTTGTGACCCCAGCTGATGTTTTTGAGGCTTTAGGTTGGTTTGCATATTTTAACTCTGCTTGTAATCCTTTgatctatggatttttttatccTTGCTTTCAGAAGGCCTTTAAGACTCTTATATTCACTTATTTCTGTGGATGCAACCGTTCACATACTCTGACATTTGAATGA